The genomic region TAGCCGTGGGCCATCACGCTCAGTTCCTATGGGTACTATCATTGAACAAATTAAAAAGTTTATAGGCAATGGTGTTCAAGAAATAGTCCTCACAGGTGTTGACCTTACAAGTTATGGTGCCGATTTGCCAGGAAAAGCTTCGTTAGGAAAATTAGTTTCAGCCATCTTGCATCATGTCCCTGATTTACCACGACTACGTCTTTCATCAATCGATTCTATTGAAATAGATCAAGAATTAATCGATCTCCTAGCTTATGAAAAAAGAATAATGCCCTACCTGCATTTATCTTTACAAGCTGGTAGTAATATGATTCTAAAACGAATGAAACGGCGACATTTGCGTGAAAACGCAATCCAGTTTTGTCAAGACTTACGTGCTAAACGCCCCACAATGGTTTATGGTGCCGATCTAATTGCTGGTTTTCCAACCGAAACAGAAGAAATGTTTCAAAACAGTTTAGCTTTGATTGATGAATGTAATTTAACGCATCTTCATGTTTTTCCCTTTAGCCCAAGAGAAGGAACACCTGCTGCCCGTATGCCTCAAGTTAACCGCGAAATAATAAAAACTCGTGCAGAAAAGCTCCGTAATGCAGGAAAAAAAGCCTATCAAAAACATCTTTCTCATTCAAAAAACACTCAACAAATAATCCTTGTTGAAAAAGATGAAATTGGACGAACTGAAGATTACACACTCACACATATTAAAGGTACTAAAGCTGGAACAATCATTAAAGCCCTTATTATTGGCCATGATGGTAATAAATTAATTGCTGAACATATTAAATGGAATGCAGCTTGAATAGGAAAGCTCTTATGACACAGTCTTTTATTAAAAAAATATTCTCTTTCCGTAAATCTAAAGAGCAAACTATCAAACAAAAACAAGCTCCTGCCCTTCATGAAACTTCTACAGCTGATACAGCTGAACAAAACACAAAGAGTAATCACGCTTCTGCATCTGAAAATACCCATATTGAAAAAGAAAAACAAAGGGAAACACCAATACAAAACAGTGAATCTTCATCTTTTGAATCTCTTTCTGGAAAAGTGATTGTCACTGACACAATTAAAGAAAAGACAATCGAAGAACATTTACCTTCCTTGCCTATTGAACAAAAAGAGGCATGGTTTGAGCGTCTTAAAAAAGGATTATCTCTTTCTTCTCAGCAATTAAGTGATTCCCTTGGTGCACTTTTTATCAAAAAGAAACTTGATGAAGACACATTGCAAGAATTAGAAAATATTCTTATCCAAGCGGATCTTGGTGTAGAGACAGCCACACGCATTACTGATATCTTAGCATCCAGCCGTTACGAGAAAGATTTATCTCTAGATGATCTTTATACCATCATGGCTGATGAAATCAAAAAAGTTCTTGAACCTGTTGCTATCCCGCTGGAACTTGATCTTAGCCATAAGCCTCATGTTATTTTGCTGGTAGGTGTCAATGGAACAGGAAAAACAACAACTATTGGAAAATTAGCTGCTAAATTAGCAGAAGGTGGGTTGAAAATCACGTTGGCTGCTGGTGATACATTTCGTGCTGCAGCCATTGAACAATTACATATTTGGGGTGAACGTACAGGAGCTAATGTTATTTCAACTAAACTTGGTGCAGATGCTGCTAGTTTAGCTTTTGATGCTTATGAAAAAGCAAAAAAGGAAGAAAGTGATGTTTTAATCATCGACACCGCTGGACGCCTACAAAATAAAAGTGAATTAATGGATGAATTAGCAAAAATTATTCGTGTTTTAAAGAAACATAATCCTCAAGCACCCCACACAGTCCTTCAAACACTTGATGCAACAACCGGGCAAAATGCACTCAATCAGGTAGACATTTTCCATAATGTTGCTGGTGTTAATGGTTTAGTTATGACAAAACTTGATGGTACTGCACGAGGAGGAATTCTAATCGCCATTGCAAATAAATATAAATTACCCGTCTATTTTATCGGTATAGGAGAAAAGATTGAGGATCTTGAACCTTTTTCTGCCTCTGATTTTGCGAAAGCTATTGTAGGAAAATCTTCATGAAACACTCTAAATCTAATTCATCCAATAATCCAAATTTGAAGAATATCAACAACAACCGAGAAACATCCTCACCAACACTTAAACTTCTTTTAGAAATGGGCCCATTGGTTGTTTTTTTTCTCGCCAATTATAAAGGGCAGTGGCTAATTAATAATATTGGACTCTTTAAAAGCTTTAACAAGCCTATTTTTCCCGCAACTGCTGTTTTTATGATAGCGATTATTATTGCTTTAAGCTTATCATGGTTCATTATGCGCAAAGTTCCCATAGTGCCACTTATTTCAGGGATATTCGTCCTGGTCTTTGGGTTTTTAACTCTCTGGCTTCATAATGACACTTTTATCAAAATGAAGCCTACAATCATCAATAGTTTATTTGCGCTTATTCTTTTTGGTGGCCTATTGTTCAAAAAACCATTATTGCGTTATGTTTTTGATTCTACTCTTAAAATGAACGATACAGGATGGCAAAAACTGACCTATCGGTGGGCATTTTTTTTCGTTTTTCTTGCTGTTCTAAATGAAGTTATTTGGCGTAATTTCAGTGATAATTTCTGGGCTAGTTTTAAAGTATTTGGTGTTATGTCCATAACTCTCATATTTATGCTATCACAAATAACTATCATTATGAAATATTCAACAACCCCTTTGATAAAAAAGGATAAATCTAATTCTTAAGCAGTAATACCTATTATCATTGAATGATTTTCTAAAGACAAAGAAATCCATAATACCAGCTTATCATTGGTATATATTCTTTCAAAAAGGCGTTATAAATATTAGAATTTAAAGAAAGATTTGTTAGCTTCTTTGATAAAATACTTTTTATCACAATCATAAAGATATTAAAATTAACGCTCTTTTTGCATTAATTACTGAGCCGTACTTATCATCTAAAGAATGGAAAAATCTTTTTTGTCACAATGCAACAACGCTATAATTCTACTAACGATTTTAGAACAAGAAAAATTATAAATTCTTTTCATTACTGGAATGAATAATACTTTGCAAAAAAATCTTACCAACAAAAAAGCAAATAAAGAAAGTTGTTGCTGAAAAACTGTAAAAGAAGGGAATAGTTCTAACCATGTTGAAATTGGCATTGTATGTGTTTTTTATTTTACTCTCTCCTTTTGCAACATATGCTCAAAAAACAATGGCAAATGAAACAGATTATCATTCTGTTATAACATCTACTCTTCCCTCAAATATCGTTGCGAACTATCCTTTAACAGAAAATTTTCTTGTAAAAATGGAACAAATTAAAATAGAAGTTGCGAATTTACCCGCAGAACCGGACGCACCTGGTACTGGAAATGATAATAGTATTGAAGGGCTTGTTGCTTCTGTATCTGGTCGACCAAAACTTGCTGGTGTTTTAGAAAAACACAATATTACACCAAGAGATTATGTTATTGGTTTTATGGCACTTCAAGCAACATTAGCTGCAGTATCAGCACTTGAAGACAACGATAATTTTGATGAAAAAATTACTTTATCTCAA from Bartonella schoenbuchensis R1 harbors:
- the mtaB gene encoding tRNA (N(6)-L-threonylcarbamoyladenosine(37)-C(2))-methylthiotransferase MtaB → MAIKIVTFGCRLNSYESEVIREKSASAGLDKLKGDAIIFNTCAVTAEAVRQAKQAIRKAKRENPHARIVVTGCAAQTEAENFALMTEVDLVLGNEEKLHTHSYRQFPDFGINHDEKLRVNDIMEVRNIAPHMVGAIEGRTRVFVQVQNGCDHRCTFCIIPYSRGPSRSVPMGTIIEQIKKFIGNGVQEIVLTGVDLTSYGADLPGKASLGKLVSAILHHVPDLPRLRLSSIDSIEIDQELIDLLAYEKRIMPYLHLSLQAGSNMILKRMKRRHLRENAIQFCQDLRAKRPTMVYGADLIAGFPTETEEMFQNSLALIDECNLTHLHVFPFSPREGTPAARMPQVNREIIKTRAEKLRNAGKKAYQKHLSHSKNTQQIILVEKDEIGRTEDYTLTHIKGTKAGTIIKALIIGHDGNKLIAEHIKWNAA
- the ftsY gene encoding signal recognition particle-docking protein FtsY, giving the protein MTQSFIKKIFSFRKSKEQTIKQKQAPALHETSTADTAEQNTKSNHASASENTHIEKEKQRETPIQNSESSSFESLSGKVIVTDTIKEKTIEEHLPSLPIEQKEAWFERLKKGLSLSSQQLSDSLGALFIKKKLDEDTLQELENILIQADLGVETATRITDILASSRYEKDLSLDDLYTIMADEIKKVLEPVAIPLELDLSHKPHVILLVGVNGTGKTTTIGKLAAKLAEGGLKITLAAGDTFRAAAIEQLHIWGERTGANVISTKLGADAASLAFDAYEKAKKEESDVLIIDTAGRLQNKSELMDELAKIIRVLKKHNPQAPHTVLQTLDATTGQNALNQVDIFHNVAGVNGLVMTKLDGTARGGILIAIANKYKLPVYFIGIGEKIEDLEPFSASDFAKAIVGKSS
- a CDS encoding septation protein A; its protein translation is MKHSKSNSSNNPNLKNINNNRETSSPTLKLLLEMGPLVVFFLANYKGQWLINNIGLFKSFNKPIFPATAVFMIAIIIALSLSWFIMRKVPIVPLISGIFVLVFGFLTLWLHNDTFIKMKPTIINSLFALILFGGLLFKKPLLRYVFDSTLKMNDTGWQKLTYRWAFFFVFLAVLNEVIWRNFSDNFWASFKVFGVMSITLIFMLSQITIIMKYSTTPLIKKDKSNS